In one Salvelinus sp. IW2-2015 linkage group LG26, ASM291031v2, whole genome shotgun sequence genomic region, the following are encoded:
- the ptgfr gene encoding prostaglandin F2-alpha receptor: MMPGNGSSEAGCSRTASGSYSNTTCGQTELSVTASVISMTVGIFSNILALCILVKAYRRFRLKTKASFLLFASGLVGTDLLGHLVNGSLVLYVYAXNKEWEAFDPHHILCSLFGVSMVFFGLSPLLLGSLMAVERCIGVTRPLFHSTALAAHHMKRLLGLTWLLAALVALLPVLLWRPYKVQRSQSWCFFRMEGPRNWLDVVLPLIFSTLGLLALLVSIVCNTLTSCTLLQSKLRCHRQRXRKDTSHHFEMICQLITIMLVSCVCWGPLLVNVIILSTQVQGERAFASLLLSIRMATWNQILDPWIYILLRKAILKKLFLLVHSCWSTKSHSYSHPLNRWKCSPVKGSGETSGTSISTKPEFFCLDGNVGGLPDTIIKPIT; the protein is encoded by the exons ATGATGCCAGGCAATGGGAGTTCCGAGGCGGGATGCAGCAGGACAGCATCAGGCAGCTACTCCAACACCACCTGCGGCCAGACGGAGCTGTCCGTCACCGCCTCCGTCATTTCCATGACCGTGGGCATCTTCTCCAACATCCTGGCTCTCTGCATCCTGGTCAAAGCCTACCGCCGCTTTCGCCTCAAGACCAAGGCCTCCTTCCTGCTGTTCGCCAGCGGCCTGGTGGGCACCGATCTCCTGGGCCACCTCGTTAACGGCTCCCTGGTGCTATATGTCTACGCTTKTAACAAGGAGTGGGAAGCCTTTGACCCGCACCACATACTGTGCAGTCTCTTCGGGGTGTCCATGGTGTTTTTCGGTCTGAGCCCCCTGCTCCTGGGTAGCCTAATGGCGGTGGAACGCTGCATTGGTGTCACCAGGCCCCTGTTCCACTCCACAGCCCTTGCCGCCCACCACATGAAGAGGCTGCTGGGGCTGACCTGGCTGTTAGCTGCCCTGGTGGCTCTGCTACCTGTGCTGCTGTGGAGGCCCTACAAGGTGCAGCGCTCCCAGAGCTGGTGTTTCTTCCGCATGGAGGGGCCCCGCAACTGGCTGGACGTGGTCCTCCCGCTGATCTTCTCTACACTGGGCCTCCTGGCTCTGCTGGTGTCCATTGTGTGCAACACACTGACCAGCTGCACCCTTTTGCAGTCCAAGCTGCGCTGCCACCGCCAACGTYGCCGCAAGGACACCTCCCACCACTTTGAGATGATCTGCCAGCTCATAACCATCATGCTTGTGTCCTGTGTGTGCTGGGGCCCTTTATTG GTTAACGTCATCATACTGAGCACCCAGGTCCAGGGCGAGCGTGCGTTTGCCAGCCTGCTGCTGTCAATCCGCATGGCCACCTGGAACCAGATCCTGGACCCCTGGATCTACATCCTCCTGAGAAAGGCCATCCTCAAGAAGCTCTTCCTGCTGGTGCACAGCTGCTGGAGCACCAAGTCCCACTCCTACTCCCACCCCCTCAACCGCTGGAAGTGCAGCCCAGTGAAAGGCTCTGGGGAGACCAGCGGCACCTCCATCAGCACTAAACCAGAATTCTTCTGTTTGGATGGAAATGTTGGAGGCCTACCAGACACAATAATTAAGCCCATCACCTGA